The Geobacillus stearothermophilus ATCC 12980 genome contains a region encoding:
- a CDS encoding CcdC family protein, with the protein MAFITSLIAVVMAFFIFFVRMKASEKPTNAKKIILPPLFMSTGALMFIDPVFRVTRGELIEAVILGLFFSLFLIKTSKFEIRGNDIYLKRSKSFIWILLGLIVIRLGLKTYLGRTIDYRQLSGMFYLLAFSMIVPWRIAMYVSYRKLAAQLRPPILT; encoded by the coding sequence TTGGCGTTCATTACATCGCTCATCGCCGTTGTAATGGCGTTTTTCATCTTTTTTGTGCGCATGAAGGCGTCAGAAAAGCCGACGAATGCCAAAAAAATTATTTTGCCGCCGCTGTTTATGAGCACTGGGGCGCTCATGTTCATCGATCCAGTCTTTCGCGTCACACGCGGGGAGCTCATTGAGGCGGTCATTCTCGGCCTGTTCTTCTCGCTGTTTCTCATTAAAACGTCGAAATTTGAAATCCGTGGCAACGATATTTATTTGAAACGCTCAAAATCTTTTATTTGGATTTTGCTCGGGTTGATTGTCATTCGTCTTGGCTTGAAAACGTATTTAGGTCGAACGATCGACTATCGCCAGTTAAGCGGCATGTTTTATTTGCTCGCGTTTTCAATGATCGTCCCATGGCGGATTGCGATGTATGTTTCGTATAGAAAACTGGCAGCGCAGCTGAGACCGCCGATTCTTACGTGA
- a CDS encoding DUF2621 domain-containing protein has translation MLTGWFLWFILVWVVFLLVMMSIGGFFMFRKFLKRLPKEDGKSELDWQEYYIEQTRHLWGDEEKALLEELVRPVPELFRDVARQKIAGKIGELALKEQAPRITRDLLIRGYIIATPKRDHKFLIRTLQAKNIDLAPYQHLLESR, from the coding sequence GTGCTGACCGGATGGTTTCTTTGGTTTATTTTGGTTTGGGTTGTCTTTTTGCTTGTCATGATGTCGATCGGCGGCTTTTTTATGTTCCGCAAATTTTTGAAACGACTGCCGAAAGAAGATGGAAAATCGGAACTCGACTGGCAGGAGTATTATATTGAGCAGACGCGCCATTTATGGGGGGATGAAGAAAAGGCGCTGCTTGAGGAGCTTGTCCGCCCTGTGCCCGAACTGTTTCGCGACGTGGCCCGGCAAAAAATCGCCGGCAAAATCGGCGAGCTTGCCTTGAAGGAGCAGGCGCCGCGCATCACACGCGATTTGCTCATTCGCGGCTACATCATCGCAACCCCCAAGCGCGATCATAAATTTTTGATCCGGACGTTGCAAGCGAAAAACATCGATCTCGCCCCATATCAACATTTGTTGGAAAGCCGCTGA
- a CDS encoding cell wall hydrolase, with the protein MKKTIAALAITCSLALGSQSVLAEAAGSYTYYQVKKGDTLSKIAKQYHTTVASLKSLNSLKTDTIRIGAKLKVPAAAKRPALASAGKKAISLTAADRKLLAQLVQAETGSLEPFAGKVEVALVVLNRTTHPEFPKTVRGVIYQKTKSGYAFVPVKTGKLTRIQPTKQDYEAVDKALALFPNDRRGSLYFYNPKITKDKWMLSRPVTIRIGHHVFAK; encoded by the coding sequence ATGAAGAAAACAATTGCAGCGCTGGCCATAACTTGCAGTCTGGCGCTTGGTTCACAATCGGTGCTGGCGGAAGCGGCGGGCTCCTATACATACTACCAAGTGAAAAAAGGCGATACGCTGTCGAAAATCGCCAAACAATATCATACAACGGTGGCTTCACTAAAATCGCTGAACAGTTTAAAAACGGATACGATCCGCATTGGCGCGAAATTGAAAGTCCCGGCGGCTGCGAAGCGTCCCGCCTTGGCATCAGCCGGCAAAAAGGCGATTTCGCTCACCGCCGCCGACCGAAAGCTGCTTGCTCAGCTCGTGCAGGCGGAGACCGGCTCGCTCGAGCCGTTTGCCGGCAAGGTGGAAGTGGCGCTTGTCGTTTTAAACCGTACAACGCACCCAGAGTTTCCAAAGACGGTGCGCGGCGTCATTTATCAAAAAACGAAATCCGGCTATGCGTTTGTGCCGGTGAAAACGGGGAAATTGACCCGCATTCAGCCGACCAAGCAAGATTACGAGGCGGTCGACAAGGCGCTGGCCTTATTCCCAAACGACCGCCGTGGCTCGCTTTATTTCTACAATCCGAAAATCACAAAAGACAAGTGGATGTTATCGCGTCCGGTGACGATTCGCATCGGGCACCATGTCTTTGCGAAGTGA
- a CDS encoding small acid-soluble spore protein P — MTNKNDGKDMRKNAPKGDNPGQPEPLDGSKKVKNRNHTRQKHNTSHDM, encoded by the coding sequence ATGACGAACAAAAACGACGGCAAAGATATGCGCAAAAACGCCCCAAAAGGCGACAATCCTGGGCAGCCGGAGCCGCTTGACGGTTCGAAAAAAGTGAAGAACCGCAATCACACGCGGCAAAAACATAACACAAGCCATGATATGTAA
- the sspO gene encoding small acid-soluble spore protein O, whose translation MAKRKANHVIPGMNAAKAQGMGAGYNEEFSNEPLTEAQRQNNKKRKKNQ comes from the coding sequence ATGGCAAAGCGAAAAGCAAACCACGTGATCCCTGGCATGAACGCCGCCAAAGCGCAAGGAATGGGGGCCGGCTACAACGAAGAGTTTTCCAATGAACCACTGACAGAAGCACAGCGCCAAAACAACAAAAAACGAAAAAAGAACCAATAG
- the acnA gene encoding aconitate hydratase AcnA, whose product MAKQDVFNARSSFEVNGKKYNYYHLQALEKAGIGQVSRLPYSIKVLLESVLRQVDGRVITKEHVENLAKWGTPEMKDIDVPFKPSRVILQDFTGVPAVVDLASMRKAMADLGGDPYEINPEIPVDLVIDHSVQVDRYGSDDALEYNMDLEFKRNAERYKFLKWAQKAFNNYRAVPPATGIVHQVNLEYLASVVHAVEGENGEYEAFPDTLVGTDSHTTMINGLGVLGWGVGGIEAEAGMLGQPSYFPVPEVIGVRLTGKLPDGATATDLALKVTQVLRKKGVVGKFVEFFGPGVATLPLADRATIANMAPEYGATCGFFPVDAEALDYLRLTGRDEHHVQVVEAYCKANGLFYTPDAPEPVFTDVVEINLSEIETNLSGPKRPQDLIPLSKMKQSFRDAVKAPQGNQGFGLTEADLEREITVELNGEQVKLKTGAVVIAAITSCTNTSNPYVLVAAGLVAKKAVEKGLQVPKYVKTSLAPGSKVVTGYLRDSGLLPYLEQLGFNIVGYGCTTCIGNSGPLAPELEKALAESDLLVTSVLSGNRNFEGRIHPLVKGNYLASPPLVVAYALAGTVDIDLLNEPIGKDKDGNDVYFRDIWPSMEEVKDVVKQAVDPELFRKEYERVFDGNPRWNAIETTDEPLYQWDENSTYIQNPPFFEGLSPDVRKVEPLTGLRVVGKFGDSVTTDHISPAGSIGKNTPAGQYLISKGVEPKDFNSYGSRRGNHEVMMRGTFANIRIRNQIAPGTEGGYTTYWPTGEVMSMYDACMRYKQDGTGLVVIAGKDYGMGSSRDWAAKGTFLLGIKTVIAESFERIHRSNLVLMGVLPLQFKEGENAETLGLTGKEVFDIHIDENVKPRDLVKVTATNPDTGEKKEFEVIVRFDSEVEIDYYRHGGILQMVLREKLAKVKQ is encoded by the coding sequence ATGGCGAAACAAGATGTGTTCAACGCCCGTTCTTCATTCGAAGTCAACGGTAAAAAATACAATTATTACCATTTGCAAGCGCTTGAAAAAGCGGGAATCGGCCAGGTGAGCCGCCTGCCGTACTCGATCAAAGTGTTGCTTGAATCGGTGCTCCGCCAAGTCGACGGGCGCGTCATTACGAAAGAGCACGTCGAAAACTTGGCGAAATGGGGAACGCCCGAGATGAAGGACATCGACGTGCCGTTTAAGCCGTCGCGCGTCATTTTGCAAGACTTCACGGGCGTGCCGGCTGTCGTTGATTTGGCTTCGATGCGCAAAGCGATGGCGGATCTAGGCGGCGACCCGTACGAAATCAACCCGGAAATTCCGGTCGATCTCGTCATCGACCACTCGGTGCAAGTCGACCGCTACGGGTCAGACGATGCGCTGGAGTACAACATGGATTTGGAATTCAAACGGAACGCCGAACGGTACAAGTTTTTGAAATGGGCGCAAAAAGCGTTTAACAACTATCGTGCCGTTCCGCCGGCAACGGGGATCGTCCACCAAGTAAACTTGGAATATTTGGCAAGCGTCGTTCACGCGGTCGAAGGGGAGAACGGCGAGTACGAGGCGTTCCCGGATACGCTTGTCGGCACGGACTCGCATACGACGATGATCAACGGCCTCGGCGTCCTCGGTTGGGGAGTCGGCGGTATTGAAGCGGAAGCCGGCATGCTCGGCCAGCCGTCGTATTTCCCGGTTCCGGAAGTCATCGGCGTCCGTTTGACAGGCAAGCTGCCGGACGGAGCGACGGCGACTGACCTGGCGCTTAAGGTGACGCAAGTGCTGCGGAAAAAAGGCGTCGTCGGCAAATTCGTTGAATTTTTCGGACCAGGAGTGGCGACTTTGCCGCTTGCCGACCGGGCGACGATCGCCAACATGGCGCCGGAATACGGGGCGACGTGCGGCTTCTTCCCGGTTGACGCCGAAGCGCTTGACTACTTGCGTTTGACCGGCCGCGACGAACATCACGTTCAAGTCGTCGAAGCGTATTGCAAAGCGAACGGTCTGTTCTACACGCCGGATGCACCGGAGCCGGTGTTTACGGATGTTGTGGAAATCAACTTGTCGGAAATTGAAACGAATTTGTCTGGCCCGAAACGGCCGCAAGACTTGATTCCGCTCTCGAAAATGAAACAGTCGTTCCGCGATGCGGTGAAAGCGCCGCAAGGCAACCAAGGCTTTGGTTTGACGGAAGCGGATTTGGAGCGGGAAATTACGGTCGAGTTAAACGGCGAACAAGTGAAATTGAAAACGGGTGCGGTCGTCATCGCGGCGATCACGAGCTGTACCAATACATCCAACCCGTACGTTCTCGTCGCCGCCGGCTTAGTGGCGAAAAAAGCGGTCGAGAAAGGCTTGCAAGTGCCGAAATACGTGAAAACGTCGCTTGCGCCGGGCTCGAAAGTCGTCACCGGCTATTTGCGCGATTCGGGCTTGCTTCCGTATCTTGAGCAGCTCGGCTTCAACATCGTCGGCTACGGCTGCACGACATGCATCGGCAACTCAGGTCCGCTTGCGCCGGAGCTTGAAAAAGCGCTTGCGGAAAGCGACTTGCTTGTCACAAGCGTCTTGTCCGGCAACCGGAACTTTGAAGGCCGCATCCACCCGCTTGTCAAAGGCAACTATTTGGCATCGCCGCCGCTTGTTGTCGCCTATGCGCTCGCCGGCACGGTCGACATTGACTTGCTTAACGAGCCGATTGGCAAAGACAAAGACGGAAACGACGTCTATTTCCGCGACATTTGGCCGTCGATGGAAGAAGTGAAAGACGTCGTCAAACAGGCGGTCGATCCGGAACTGTTCCGCAAAGAATATGAGCGCGTGTTCGACGGAAACCCGCGTTGGAATGCGATCGAAACGACGGACGAACCGCTCTATCAATGGGATGAAAACTCGACGTACATTCAAAATCCGCCGTTCTTTGAAGGCTTGTCGCCGGATGTGCGCAAAGTTGAACCGCTCACCGGCTTGCGCGTCGTCGGCAAGTTCGGCGACTCGGTCACGACCGACCACATCTCGCCAGCTGGGTCGATCGGCAAAAACACGCCGGCAGGTCAATATTTGATTTCAAAAGGCGTCGAGCCGAAAGATTTCAACTCGTACGGTTCGCGGCGCGGCAACCATGAAGTGATGATGCGCGGCACGTTTGCGAACATCCGCATCCGCAACCAAATCGCGCCGGGCACGGAAGGCGGCTATACGACGTACTGGCCGACCGGCGAAGTGATGTCGATGTACGATGCGTGCATGAGATACAAACAAGACGGCACTGGGCTTGTCGTCATCGCCGGCAAAGACTACGGCATGGGCAGCTCGCGCGACTGGGCGGCGAAAGGGACGTTCTTGCTCGGCATTAAAACGGTCATCGCCGAAAGCTTTGAGCGCATCCACCGCTCGAACCTCGTTTTGATGGGCGTCCTGCCGCTGCAATTTAAAGAAGGCGAAAATGCGGAGACGCTCGGCTTGACGGGTAAAGAAGTGTTCGACATTCACATCGATGAAAACGTCAAACCGCGCGATCTCGTCAAAGTGACGGCAACGAACCCGGATACGGGTGAGAAGAAAGAATTTGAGGTCATCGTCCGCTTTGACAGCGAAGTCGAAATCGACTACTATCGCCACGGCGGCATTTTGCAAATGGTGTTGCGCGAAAAATTGGCGAAAGTGAAACAATAA
- the sspL gene encoding small, acid-soluble spore protein L has product MTKNGGRNRGTKAPGVNPQGFGQDGTFTPDPKSKLENAAKKLNTK; this is encoded by the coding sequence ATGACCAAAAACGGCGGCCGAAACCGCGGCACGAAGGCGCCGGGCGTCAACCCGCAAGGCTTTGGCCAAGACGGAACGTTCACCCCGGATCCAAAAAGCAAGCTTGAGAACGCAGCGAAAAAGCTCAACACAAAATAA
- a CDS encoding DMT family transporter, with amino-acid sequence MKRQTIADLSLLMVTFVWGATFVVVQNAISFLEPLSFNAVRFSLAGLLLLAWMATASRPLFGQLSWRVIGAGAWMGLWLFCGYAFQTIGLLYTTSSKAGFITGLSVVLVPLFSFLILKQKPSVNAVVGAALAAFGLYWLTGGAELSFNQGDFFVFLCAVSFAMHIIVTGRYSSQHSTMLLTMVQIFAVGILCFFFAFWFEDAAQMWNMAVLRRPEVWGALAVTSLLATTAAFLIQTAVQKYTTPAHVALIFAMEPVFAALTAYLWAGERLSPSAWLGGAAILAGMIFAELPSMRLWGRRWREKRNIPS; translated from the coding sequence TTGAAGCGTCAAACCATAGCCGATCTGAGTCTGCTCATGGTGACGTTCGTCTGGGGGGCGACGTTCGTCGTCGTCCAAAATGCCATTTCGTTTTTGGAGCCGTTGTCGTTTAACGCCGTTCGCTTCAGTTTGGCCGGCTTGTTGCTTCTCGCTTGGATGGCTACCGCTTCCCGCCCACTCTTCGGCCAGTTGTCATGGCGAGTCATCGGCGCTGGAGCGTGGATGGGGCTATGGCTGTTTTGCGGCTACGCATTCCAAACGATCGGACTGTTGTATACCACTTCCTCGAAAGCTGGCTTTATTACCGGACTGAGCGTTGTGCTCGTTCCATTGTTTTCCTTTTTGATTTTAAAGCAAAAACCGTCTGTGAATGCGGTCGTTGGAGCGGCACTTGCCGCGTTCGGCCTATATTGGCTGACAGGGGGAGCGGAGCTGTCGTTCAATCAGGGCGATTTCTTTGTCTTTCTTTGTGCTGTTTCCTTTGCCATGCACATTATCGTCACCGGCCGCTATTCCTCTCAGCATTCGACGATGCTGTTGACCATGGTGCAAATTTTTGCCGTCGGCATCCTCTGTTTCTTCTTTGCCTTTTGGTTTGAAGACGCCGCGCAAATGTGGAATATGGCGGTGCTCCGCCGCCCGGAAGTATGGGGGGCGCTCGCTGTGACATCGTTGTTGGCGACGACCGCGGCGTTTCTCATCCAAACGGCGGTGCAAAAATATACGACTCCCGCCCATGTCGCGCTGATTTTCGCCATGGAGCCGGTGTTCGCCGCTTTGACCGCCTACCTTTGGGCTGGAGAGCGGCTGTCGCCATCGGCCTGGCTTGGCGGCGCTGCGATTTTGGCCGGCATGATTTTCGCCGAACTGCCAAGCATGCGCCTCTGGGGCAGACGGTGGCGGGAAAAGCGGAACATCCCATCGTAG
- a CDS encoding ribonuclease H family protein: MDVQIHWTYITPKKQEAFLVSDWVDAKKALALADDFAKTGRTKTVEFVDRNGTVWSKKELQKLLEEIAGEPHEIVVYFDGGFDHETSQGGAGAVVYYKQNDHRYRLRANRRLGEIKSNNEAEYAAFWFVMQLLEELGVHHLPVTFRGDSHVVLKQLSGDWPCFEDDFNIWLDRIEAKMRELHIEPAYEPISRKQNKEADSLARQALEGQIITSRTELTGKG, translated from the coding sequence TTGGACGTACAAATCCACTGGACGTATATCACGCCGAAAAAACAAGAGGCGTTTCTTGTCTCCGATTGGGTCGATGCCAAAAAGGCGCTCGCTTTGGCGGATGATTTTGCAAAAACCGGGCGAACGAAAACAGTGGAGTTCGTCGATCGAAACGGCACGGTGTGGTCAAAAAAAGAGCTGCAAAAGCTGCTTGAGGAGATCGCCGGCGAGCCGCATGAGATCGTTGTGTATTTCGACGGCGGCTTTGACCATGAGACGTCCCAAGGCGGCGCCGGCGCAGTCGTATACTATAAGCAAAACGATCATCGCTACCGGTTGCGCGCCAACCGCCGGCTCGGCGAAATCAAATCCAATAATGAGGCAGAGTATGCGGCGTTTTGGTTTGTCATGCAGCTGCTCGAGGAACTTGGCGTCCATCATTTGCCGGTGACGTTCCGCGGCGACTCCCACGTCGTGTTAAAGCAGCTGTCCGGCGATTGGCCGTGTTTTGAGGATGATTTCAACATCTGGCTTGACCGCATTGAAGCGAAAATGCGCGAGCTTCACATCGAACCGGCGTACGAGCCGATTTCGCGCAAACAAAATAAAGAGGCGGATTCGCTCGCCCGCCAGGCGCTTGAAGGGCAGATCATCACAAGCCGAACGGAATTGACAGGGAAAGGGTAA